A section of the Elizabethkingia anophelis R26 genome encodes:
- a CDS encoding 2-isopropylmalate synthase: MKAEKIEIFDTTLRDGEQVPGCKLNVEQKLVIAEKLDELGVDIIEAGFPISSPGDFHSVTEIAKLVRNAKVCALSRAHKKDIESAAQALKFAKRPRIHTGIGVSESHLKYKFNITLEQAIERAVGAVSFAKSFVEDVEFFAEDAGRTDNAHLARVCEAVIKAGATVLNIPDTTGYCLPEEYGAKIKYLKENVKGIENVVISCHCHNDLGLATANSIAGAINGARQIECTINGIGERAGNTALEEVVMILQQHKDLHLATDINSRMLTELSQLTSDMMGMVVQPNKAIVGANAFAHSSGIHQDGVIKNRETYEIINPEDVGVTESSIVLTARSGRSALAYRYKNIGFDITKNELDVLYSEFLKVADSKKEVNDEDLNVIMNVYSQSANYERR, translated from the coding sequence ATGAAAGCCGAGAAGATTGAAATTTTTGACACTACCTTACGTGATGGGGAACAAGTCCCGGGTTGTAAATTGAATGTAGAACAAAAGTTAGTTATCGCAGAAAAACTCGATGAGCTCGGTGTAGATATTATCGAAGCAGGCTTTCCGATTTCCAGTCCCGGTGATTTTCATTCTGTAACCGAGATTGCAAAGTTAGTAAGAAATGCTAAAGTATGTGCACTTTCCCGCGCTCATAAAAAAGATATAGAATCTGCCGCTCAGGCACTTAAATTTGCTAAAAGACCACGAATTCATACAGGTATAGGAGTTTCCGAATCTCATCTTAAATATAAATTCAACATTACATTGGAGCAGGCTATTGAACGTGCTGTAGGTGCTGTAAGTTTTGCTAAAAGCTTTGTTGAAGATGTGGAATTCTTTGCTGAAGATGCCGGAAGAACAGACAATGCCCACCTGGCACGTGTATGTGAAGCAGTAATTAAAGCAGGAGCAACGGTACTAAATATTCCGGATACAACAGGATATTGCTTGCCGGAAGAATATGGAGCCAAAATAAAATACCTGAAAGAAAATGTAAAAGGTATTGAAAATGTAGTAATCTCTTGCCACTGTCACAATGATCTTGGATTGGCTACTGCCAACTCAATCGCCGGGGCAATAAACGGAGCAAGACAAATTGAATGTACGATCAACGGAATAGGGGAAAGAGCCGGAAATACCGCTCTTGAAGAAGTGGTGATGATCTTACAGCAGCATAAAGACCTTCATTTGGCTACAGATATTAATTCCAGAATGCTAACCGAACTTAGTCAGCTGACTTCGGATATGATGGGTATGGTTGTACAGCCTAATAAAGCAATTGTTGGTGCCAATGCATTTGCACACAGTTCCGGAATTCACCAGGATGGTGTGATTAAAAATCGTGAGACCTACGAAATTATTAATCCGGAAGATGTTGGGGTGACTGAGTCTTCAATTGTTCTTACAGCCAGAAGTGGACGTTCTGCATTAGCATACAGATATAAAAATATTGGTTTTGATATTACTAAAAACGAATTGGATGTTTTATACTCTGAATTCTTAAAAGTAGCCGACAGTAAGAAAGAAGTAAATGATGAAGATTTGAATGTTATAATGAATGTATATAGCCAAAGTGCCAATTATGAACGCAGATAA
- the leuD gene encoding 3-isopropylmalate dehydratase small subunit, with protein MQKLTHITSTAIPLPTENIDTDQIIPARFLKSIDKNGFGQNVFRDWRFDKENNPNTDFVLNNPKYSGEILVAGNNFGCGSSREHAAWALTGYGFKVVVSSYFADIFRGNALNNGLLPVKVSEEFLKELLQTITNNPETEVSVDVEKQTITFNHKSESFDLDSYKKICLMNGYDDIDFLISKRAQIDAFEKNLQNTF; from the coding sequence ATGCAGAAGCTTACACATATTACTTCAACAGCTATTCCTTTACCAACGGAAAATATAGATACAGACCAGATTATTCCTGCGAGATTTCTGAAAAGTATTGACAAGAATGGTTTTGGACAAAATGTTTTCAGAGACTGGAGATTTGATAAAGAAAATAATCCGAATACAGATTTTGTACTTAATAATCCAAAATATTCCGGAGAAATACTGGTAGCAGGTAACAATTTTGGTTGTGGAAGCAGCCGAGAGCATGCTGCATGGGCATTGACCGGATATGGATTTAAAGTAGTTGTATCCAGCTATTTTGCAGATATCTTCAGAGGTAATGCACTGAATAACGGATTGTTGCCAGTAAAAGTTTCTGAAGAATTTCTGAAGGAACTATTACAAACCATAACTAATAACCCTGAAACTGAAGTTTCAGTAGACGTAGAGAAGCAAACTATAACCTTTAACCATAAATCCGAAAGCTTCGATCTGGACTCTTACAAAAAGATATGTTTGATGAACGGCTATGACGATATTGATTTTTTAATCAGTAAAAGAGCTCAAATCGATGCTTTCGAAAAAAACTTACAAAACACATTCTAA
- the thrS gene encoding threonine--tRNA ligase produces the protein MIKITLPDGSIKEFEAAVTPLQVAQSISEGLARNTISALVNGTQTEVTTPITEDATVQLFTWNDDMGKKAFWHSSAHLFAQAILEMFPHAHLTIGPPIQSGFYYDVDLGDDTISEKDFPEIEKRMLDNAKKNSAFKMYPVSKAEALEMYKDNPYKTELVENLTDGEITFCSHDNFTDLCRGGHIPATGIVKAVKILNVSGAYWRGDEKNKQLTRVYGITFPKQKDLTEYLERLEEAKRRDHRKLGKELGIFAFSEKVGAGLPLWLPKGAALRKKLENFLSAAQKKQGYEFVISPHIGHKDLYVTSGHWEKYGADSFQPIKTPHEGEEFLLKPMNCPHHCEIYKAQQWSYKDLPKRYAEFGTVYRYEQSGELHGLTRVRGFTQDDAHLFCTPDQLLEEFEKVIDLVLYVFSSLGFADFTAQVSLRDKENREKYIGSEENWEKAEHAIINAANKKGLKTVIEYGEAAFYGPKLDFMVKDALGRSWQLGTIQVDYNLPERFDLWYTGSDNDKHRPVMIHRAPFGSMERFIAILIENTAGDFPLWLSPEQFIILPISEKYVDYAKKVSQLLEIHDICGLIDERNEKTGKKIRDAELKKIPYMLVVGENEAQNRSVSVRRRGEGDLGAMSIDDFVQHVKKEIANHLNK, from the coding sequence ATGATAAAGATCACACTTCCGGACGGAAGCATTAAAGAATTCGAGGCAGCGGTAACTCCGCTACAGGTGGCGCAATCCATTAGTGAAGGATTGGCACGTAACACTATTTCGGCATTGGTAAACGGGACACAGACAGAAGTGACCACACCAATAACGGAAGACGCCACGGTTCAGCTTTTTACCTGGAACGATGATATGGGTAAAAAAGCTTTCTGGCATTCCTCTGCTCACCTTTTTGCTCAGGCAATATTAGAAATGTTCCCTCATGCTCATCTTACAATAGGCCCTCCAATTCAAAGTGGGTTTTATTATGATGTAGATTTGGGAGATGATACTATTTCTGAGAAAGATTTTCCAGAGATCGAGAAAAGGATGCTAGACAATGCTAAGAAAAATTCAGCATTCAAAATGTATCCTGTTTCCAAAGCTGAAGCATTGGAAATGTACAAAGACAACCCATATAAGACTGAATTAGTTGAAAATTTAACAGATGGCGAAATTACTTTCTGCTCTCATGACAATTTCACAGATTTGTGTCGTGGTGGTCACATCCCAGCAACAGGAATCGTCAAAGCAGTAAAAATACTTAATGTATCGGGTGCTTACTGGCGTGGTGATGAAAAAAACAAACAGCTAACTCGTGTCTACGGAATTACTTTCCCTAAGCAGAAAGATTTAACAGAATATCTGGAGCGTCTGGAGGAAGCGAAGCGTCGTGACCACCGTAAATTAGGTAAGGAATTAGGAATTTTCGCTTTCTCAGAAAAAGTGGGTGCTGGTTTACCATTATGGTTGCCAAAAGGGGCGGCTCTTAGAAAGAAACTAGAAAATTTCCTTTCTGCAGCACAGAAAAAACAAGGATATGAATTCGTTATCTCTCCACATATCGGTCACAAAGACTTATATGTAACTTCCGGTCACTGGGAGAAATACGGGGCGGATAGTTTCCAACCAATTAAAACTCCACACGAAGGAGAAGAGTTTTTATTAAAACCAATGAACTGTCCTCACCATTGTGAAATCTACAAAGCACAGCAATGGTCTTATAAAGACCTTCCAAAACGCTATGCTGAGTTTGGTACAGTTTACAGATACGAGCAAAGTGGAGAATTACACGGCTTAACCAGAGTTAGAGGATTTACTCAGGATGATGCTCACCTTTTCTGTACTCCGGATCAGTTATTGGAAGAATTCGAAAAAGTAATTGATTTGGTGCTTTATGTCTTCTCTTCTTTAGGATTTGCTGATTTTACGGCTCAGGTTTCTTTAAGAGACAAAGAAAACAGAGAAAAATATATCGGTTCTGAAGAAAATTGGGAAAAGGCAGAACACGCTATTATCAATGCTGCTAATAAAAAAGGATTAAAAACTGTTATTGAATACGGTGAAGCTGCTTTCTACGGACCAAAATTAGACTTTATGGTGAAAGATGCCCTAGGAAGAAGCTGGCAGCTTGGAACCATTCAGGTAGATTATAACTTACCTGAACGTTTTGATCTTTGGTACACAGGATCTGATAATGACAAACACAGACCGGTAATGATTCACCGTGCTCCGTTTGGTTCTATGGAAAGATTCATTGCAATCCTTATTGAGAACACTGCAGGAGATTTCCCGTTATGGCTTAGTCCTGAGCAATTTATCATTTTACCAATCAGCGAAAAATATGTAGATTATGCAAAAAAAGTTTCGCAATTGTTAGAAATTCACGATATTTGCGGTCTGATTGACGAAAGGAATGAGAAAACGGGTAAGAAAATCCGTGATGCAGAACTTAAGAAAATCCCATATATGCTTGTTGTAGGCGAAAATGAGGCTCAAAACAGAAGCGTTTCTGTAAGAAGAAGAGGCGAAGGAGATTTGGGAGCAATGTCGATAGACGATTTCGTACAACATGTAAAAAAAGAAATAGCTAACCATTTAAATAAATAA
- a CDS encoding nucleotidyltransferase family protein translates to MTTTKTNATLLVLAGGLGSRYKGKKQVDPMGPSGECLMEYSIYDAKNAGFDQLVLIINDYFNQETKDHFQAIADKAGIKLDFVIQALDTLLPEKHKNRLENRVKPWGTGHAILTAKDVIKNPFVVINADDYYNRKAFEKAYQLINSGQINEHQYGMVAYPLSATLSDNGSVSRGVCTTENGLLKKVVEHTNISEENGKIIHTDDTGNKTELAPDTQVSMNFWILDTSVFQVLEAEFDQFLTNLSSEKAELFIPFVIDDMIHNEGLKVVVESSQDKWFGVTYPEDKDFVIKSVQEMVDNGYYPASLW, encoded by the coding sequence ATGACGACTACTAAAACTAATGCAACTTTACTTGTCCTGGCTGGTGGCCTGGGCAGCAGATACAAAGGAAAAAAACAAGTAGATCCAATGGGTCCTTCAGGTGAGTGCCTGATGGAATATTCTATTTATGATGCTAAGAATGCTGGTTTCGATCAGTTAGTACTTATCATCAACGATTACTTTAACCAGGAAACCAAAGATCATTTCCAGGCAATTGCTGACAAAGCTGGCATAAAGCTGGATTTTGTAATTCAGGCTCTTGATACTCTTTTACCGGAGAAGCATAAAAACAGACTGGAAAACAGAGTAAAACCTTGGGGTACGGGTCATGCTATTTTAACTGCTAAGGATGTTATTAAAAATCCTTTTGTAGTAATTAATGCCGATGACTACTACAACAGAAAAGCCTTTGAAAAAGCTTATCAACTGATTAATTCAGGACAAATTAATGAGCATCAGTACGGAATGGTTGCCTACCCTCTTTCAGCAACACTAAGTGATAACGGAAGTGTATCCCGTGGTGTATGTACAACCGAAAATGGTTTACTAAAGAAAGTAGTAGAGCACACCAATATCTCTGAAGAAAACGGAAAAATCATCCACACTGATGATACCGGAAATAAAACAGAATTAGCTCCTGATACACAGGTTTCCATGAATTTCTGGATTTTGGACACATCTGTATTTCAAGTTTTAGAAGCTGAATTCGATCAATTTTTAACTAACCTAAGCTCGGAGAAAGCTGAACTTTTCATTCCTTTTGTTATCGACGATATGATCCATAATGAGGGCTTAAAAGTTGTTGTTGAATCTTCACAGGATAAATGGTTTGGAGTAACCTACCCTGAAGACAAAGACTTCGTTATCAAATCCGTTCAGGAAATGGTGGATAATGGCTACTACCCGGCTTCGCTATGGTAA
- the infC gene encoding translation initiation factor IF-3, whose translation MRKKEDAHMINENIKVREVRLVGDNVEPGVYPTAVARKMAEEQELDLVAISDKAEPYICRILDYKKFLYEQKKKQKELKAKQVKVVVKEIRFGPQTDDHDYEFKKKHAEKFLEEGAKLKTYVFFKGRSIIFKDQGEILLLKLAQELEHVGKVDQLPKLEGKRMIMMMSPKKPAK comes from the coding sequence ATGCGCAAAAAGGAAGATGCGCATATGATTAACGAAAATATCAAAGTGAGAGAAGTCCGCTTGGTGGGTGACAATGTAGAGCCGGGAGTATATCCAACTGCTGTTGCACGTAAAATGGCTGAAGAGCAGGAATTGGATCTTGTGGCAATCTCTGATAAAGCAGAGCCTTATATTTGTCGTATTTTGGACTATAAGAAATTCTTATATGAACAAAAGAAAAAACAAAAAGAATTAAAGGCTAAGCAAGTTAAAGTTGTTGTAAAGGAGATTCGTTTCGGCCCTCAGACTGATGATCACGATTACGAATTCAAAAAGAAGCATGCAGAGAAATTCCTTGAAGAGGGTGCTAAGCTTAAAACTTACGTATTCTTCAAAGGTAGATCTATTATCTTCAAAGATCAGGGAGAAATTCTTCTTCTGAAACTTGCTCAGGAACTAGAGCATGTTGGAAAAGTAGACCAGCTTCCAAAACTTGAAGGTAAAAGGATGATCATGATGATGAGTCCTAAGAAGCCTGCTAAATAA
- a CDS encoding Gfo/Idh/MocA family protein, with protein sequence MNNSFNRRDFIKTSSMAGMGALIPSGSLFNIFDFNPKKVRIAFIAVGLRGQTHVENMARRDDVEVVAFADPDPYMVGRAQEILKKNGKKPAKVFGNGNYDYKNMLKDKNIDAVFVSSPWEWHHEHGVAAMKAGKVVGMEVSGSITLDECWDYVKVSEQTGVPLMALENVCYRRDVMAILNMVRKGMFGELVHGTGGYQHDLRPVLFNSGINGKNGDGVEFGDKAFSEAKWRTNHYKNRNGELYPTHGVGPLHTMMDINRGNRLLRLSSFASKARGLHKYIVDKGGESHPNAKVEWKQGDIVTTQIQCHNGETIVLTHDTSLQRPYNLGFKVQGTEGLWEDFGWGEAAQGFIYFEKIMNHSHRWDSSEKWIKEYDHPMWKKHEQKAVGAGHGGMDYFLDNTFIECIKRNEAFPLDVYDLATWYSITPLSEKSIAENGAVQEIPDFTNGKWKNAKNTFAINDDY encoded by the coding sequence ATGAATAACTCATTTAACAGAAGAGATTTTATCAAGACAAGTTCCATGGCAGGAATGGGCGCCTTAATTCCCTCGGGCTCATTGTTTAATATTTTCGATTTTAATCCTAAGAAAGTAAGAATAGCTTTTATCGCTGTTGGTTTGCGCGGTCAAACTCACGTAGAAAACATGGCGAGACGTGATGATGTGGAAGTTGTTGCATTTGCAGATCCGGATCCTTATATGGTCGGACGCGCTCAGGAAATTCTGAAAAAAAACGGAAAGAAACCTGCTAAAGTTTTTGGAAACGGTAATTATGACTACAAAAACATGCTTAAAGATAAAAATATCGATGCTGTTTTTGTATCATCTCCATGGGAATGGCACCATGAACACGGTGTAGCAGCAATGAAAGCAGGTAAGGTTGTCGGCATGGAGGTTTCCGGCTCAATAACATTGGATGAATGCTGGGATTATGTAAAAGTATCCGAACAAACCGGAGTTCCGTTAATGGCACTGGAAAATGTGTGTTACAGACGTGATGTGATGGCTATTCTGAACATGGTAAGAAAAGGAATGTTTGGTGAACTTGTTCACGGAACAGGAGGTTATCAGCACGATTTAAGACCTGTTTTATTCAATAGCGGAATCAATGGTAAAAACGGAGATGGTGTTGAATTTGGAGATAAGGCTTTTAGTGAAGCAAAGTGGAGAACGAACCACTACAAAAACAGAAACGGGGAACTTTACCCTACTCATGGTGTAGGTCCATTGCATACAATGATGGATATTAACCGTGGAAATAGATTACTAAGATTATCATCTTTTGCATCCAAAGCAAGAGGATTACATAAATATATCGTGGATAAAGGTGGAGAAAGCCATCCTAATGCAAAAGTAGAATGGAAACAAGGAGATATTGTTACCACTCAGATCCAGTGTCATAACGGAGAAACTATTGTATTAACACACGATACCAGCTTACAAAGACCCTACAACTTAGGATTCAAAGTTCAGGGAACAGAAGGCCTTTGGGAAGATTTCGGCTGGGGAGAAGCAGCACAAGGATTTATTTACTTTGAGAAGATTATGAACCATTCTCACAGATGGGATAGTTCAGAAAAATGGATTAAAGAATACGATCACCCTATGTGGAAAAAACACGAACAGAAAGCTGTTGGTGCTGGTCATGGTGGTATGGATTACTTCTTAGATAATACTTTTATTGAATGTATTAAAAGAAATGAAGCATTCCCATTAGATGTCTATGATCTGGCTACATGGTATTCCATTACTCCTCTTAGTGAAAAGTCTATCGCTGAAAACGGTGCCGTTCAGGAAATTCCTGATTTTACAAACGGTAAATGGAAGAATGCTAAAAATACATTTGCAATAAATGACGACTACTAA
- the rpmI gene encoding 50S ribosomal protein L35: MPKLKTKSGAKKRFVLTGSGKIKRKHAYKSHILTKKETKQKRNLTQTGLVSAVDTKSVLRQLAIK; encoded by the coding sequence ATGCCTAAATTAAAAACTAAATCAGGAGCTAAGAAGCGTTTTGTTCTTACCGGTTCCGGGAAGATCAAAAGAAAGCACGCTTATAAAAGCCACATCTTGACTAAAAAAGAAACTAAGCAAAAGAGAAATCTTACGCAAACAGGTCTAGTTAGTGCTGTGGATACAAAAAGCGTACTTAGACAATTAGCAATCAAGTAG
- a CDS encoding phosphotransferase enzyme family protein produces MNNYIKILQSFIDIKDENKVSIIPINDGHINTTLRVDINDNDTQQYILQKINHHIFRKPEVIMHSIDVVNKHLQSAGYEYEILETVPNLEGEFLTIDDNKDYWRMTKFIPNTYCVTKVKDRNQAYEAAKTLSVFYSKILNLDPNLIESSIPGFIDFEKRINDYKTALENASEERKNEASEEINFVDQYLNLPDLFIKNQKDGSFPLRIVHADPKISNVLFDSNTHKGRSVIDLDTLMPATILYDFGDMVRSYTNLKEEDDPNPENVFSREYYDAVKEGFLSHTSGSLTTAEIDNLDYAGQVVVFIQAVRFLTDFLNGDTYYKTKYPSHNLDRTKNQTNLLKELLKMKPAS; encoded by the coding sequence ATGAACAACTACATTAAGATTTTACAGTCTTTTATCGATATAAAAGATGAAAATAAAGTGTCCATCATTCCTATTAATGATGGACACATTAATACTACATTGCGTGTAGATATTAATGACAACGATACACAACAGTATATTTTACAGAAAATAAATCATCATATCTTTCGAAAACCGGAAGTCATTATGCATTCTATAGATGTGGTAAATAAGCATCTTCAGTCTGCTGGGTATGAATATGAAATCCTTGAAACTGTTCCGAATCTGGAAGGCGAATTTCTAACCATAGATGATAACAAGGATTACTGGAGAATGACGAAATTTATTCCTAATACTTATTGTGTTACAAAAGTAAAAGACAGAAATCAGGCTTATGAGGCAGCGAAAACGCTGAGTGTCTTTTATTCTAAAATTCTAAACCTTGATCCTAATCTGATTGAATCATCCATTCCCGGATTTATAGATTTCGAGAAAAGAATAAATGATTATAAAACAGCTTTGGAAAATGCTTCTGAAGAAAGAAAAAATGAAGCTTCTGAAGAAATAAATTTCGTTGATCAATACCTGAATCTTCCGGACTTATTTATCAAAAATCAGAAAGATGGAAGTTTTCCATTACGAATCGTCCATGCAGATCCTAAAATCAGTAATGTACTTTTTGATAGCAACACTCATAAAGGTCGCAGTGTAATTGACTTGGATACATTGATGCCTGCCACTATTCTGTATGATTTCGGTGACATGGTAAGATCGTATACTAACCTTAAAGAAGAGGATGACCCTAATCCTGAGAATGTATTCAGTAGAGAATATTATGATGCTGTAAAAGAAGGTTTTCTTTCTCATACATCAGGTTCTTTGACAACTGCAGAAATAGATAATCTGGATTATGCAGGTCAGGTGGTTGTATTTATACAAGCTGTCCGCTTCTTAACCGATTTTTTAAATGGTGATACTTATTACAAAACAAAGTATCCTTCCCATAATCTGGACAGAACAAAAAATCAGACTAATCTATTAAAAGAATTACTTAAAATGAAACCGGCATCATAA
- the leuB gene encoding 3-isopropylmalate dehydrogenase → MSEMKIAVLAGDGIGPEVVNESIKVLNAVSEVYGCKFQFQEAIVGAEAIFQTGNPLPDATLDICKNSDAVLFGAIGDPHFDNNPEAKVRPEQGLLKLRKELGLFANLRPVKIFDKVAESSPLKKEIIDGTDMVIYRELISGIYFGEKFTEENGEYAYDVCQYNRADIERIAHLAFQAAQKRRKKLTLIDKANVLDTSRLWRKVCQEIAPQYEDVALDYIFVDNAAMQMILNPKQFDVILTENMFGDIISDEASVIGGSIGLMPSASVGESNSMFEPIHGSYPQAKGKGIANPLASILSAAMMLDHLGWDVAARTIEKAVEKAIAEGFVTQDLNTTKSYSTSEVGSFVAEFIRNTQHGSYYNYENIQIGKSTIV, encoded by the coding sequence ATGAGTGAAATGAAAATTGCTGTACTTGCTGGTGACGGAATAGGACCGGAAGTTGTAAATGAAAGTATTAAAGTATTAAATGCCGTTTCCGAAGTGTATGGCTGCAAATTCCAGTTTCAGGAGGCTATAGTTGGTGCTGAAGCTATTTTTCAGACAGGGAATCCTTTACCGGATGCAACACTGGATATCTGTAAAAACTCAGATGCAGTATTGTTTGGAGCGATTGGTGATCCCCATTTTGATAACAACCCGGAAGCTAAAGTACGTCCGGAGCAGGGATTGCTAAAGTTAAGAAAAGAATTGGGACTATTCGCTAACCTGCGACCTGTGAAAATTTTTGACAAGGTAGCAGAAAGCAGCCCTTTGAAAAAAGAGATTATCGACGGAACAGATATGGTAATCTACCGTGAACTGATCAGTGGTATCTATTTCGGTGAGAAATTTACAGAAGAGAATGGTGAATATGCATATGATGTTTGCCAGTATAACAGAGCGGATATTGAAAGAATTGCACACCTTGCATTTCAGGCAGCTCAGAAGCGTCGTAAGAAGCTTACATTAATAGATAAAGCAAATGTATTGGATACGTCCAGATTGTGGCGTAAAGTATGTCAGGAGATAGCTCCTCAGTATGAAGATGTAGCTTTAGATTACATTTTTGTGGACAATGCAGCAATGCAAATGATCCTGAATCCGAAACAGTTTGACGTTATTCTTACAGAAAATATGTTCGGAGATATTATCTCGGATGAAGCAAGTGTTATTGGTGGATCTATTGGCCTAATGCCATCCGCATCGGTAGGAGAGTCTAACTCGATGTTTGAGCCAATTCACGGATCTTATCCGCAAGCTAAAGGGAAAGGAATTGCCAATCCGTTAGCATCTATTTTAAGTGCAGCAATGATGCTGGACCACCTTGGGTGGGATGTTGCTGCCAGAACAATTGAGAAAGCTGTAGAAAAAGCTATAGCAGAAGGTTTTGTAACCCAGGATCTCAATACGACAAAATCTTACTCTACATCAGAGGTAGGAAGTTTTGTAGCGGAGTTTATCCGTAATACACAACATGGTAGTTATTACAACTACGAAAACATTCAAATTGGAAAATCTACGATAGTTTAA
- the leuC gene encoding 3-isopropylmalate dehydratase large subunit, producing MNADKKTLFDKVWDAHVVDTVPDGPQIIYIDRHLIHEVTSPQAFAELEAKGVQVFRPKQITATADHNVPTLDQDQPIKDDLSRTQVEQLTENCKKNNVELYGLGHPYQGIVHIIAPELGITQPGMSIVCGDSHTSTHGAFGAIAFGIGTSQVAQVFASQCLLLNKPKSMRVTVNGKLNKDVQPKDVILYIISKIGTDAGTGYFCEYAGNVFEEMSMEGRMTVCNMSIEMGARGGMIAPDETTFAYVKGRKFAPEGEEWEKKVAYWKTLKSDEGAAFDEEFHFNAEDIHPMITYGTNPGMGISVNESVPTPITESEEKALKYMGLQAGQSASDIPVNYVFIGSCTNARIEDFRSVAEYIKGKRKAENINALIVPGSQQVVTQIYDEGLDKVFTEAGFQIRQPGCSACLAMNDDKIPEGEYCVSTSNRNFEGRQGQGARTILASPLTAAKVAVEGRILISKN from the coding sequence ATGAACGCAGATAAGAAGACATTATTCGATAAAGTCTGGGATGCCCATGTTGTAGATACGGTACCAGACGGACCCCAGATTATTTATATTGACAGACACCTGATCCATGAAGTAACAAGCCCACAAGCTTTTGCAGAGTTGGAAGCTAAAGGAGTACAGGTATTTCGTCCTAAACAAATTACGGCAACTGCCGATCATAATGTACCCACATTAGATCAGGATCAACCAATAAAGGATGATCTTTCCAGAACTCAGGTAGAACAACTGACAGAGAATTGCAAAAAAAATAATGTAGAGTTATACGGCTTAGGTCACCCATATCAAGGAATTGTACACATTATTGCACCAGAACTGGGAATTACCCAGCCAGGGATGAGCATTGTATGTGGAGATAGCCATACGTCTACACATGGAGCTTTTGGAGCTATAGCTTTCGGTATTGGTACCAGTCAGGTAGCGCAGGTTTTTGCTAGTCAGTGTTTGCTACTGAATAAACCTAAATCTATGCGTGTTACCGTAAATGGTAAACTAAATAAAGATGTACAGCCAAAAGATGTAATTCTGTATATTATTTCTAAAATAGGAACGGATGCCGGAACGGGTTATTTCTGTGAATATGCCGGAAATGTTTTTGAGGAAATGTCTATGGAAGGGCGTATGACGGTATGTAACATGAGTATAGAAATGGGAGCCCGTGGTGGAATGATTGCGCCGGATGAAACAACTTTCGCTTATGTAAAAGGCCGCAAATTTGCACCTGAAGGGGAAGAATGGGAGAAGAAGGTAGCCTATTGGAAAACTTTGAAGTCTGATGAAGGAGCGGCATTCGATGAAGAATTCCATTTCAATGCAGAAGATATTCATCCAATGATTACTTACGGTACCAATCCGGGAATGGGAATTTCAGTAAATGAAAGTGTTCCGACTCCCATAACTGAATCTGAAGAAAAAGCATTAAAGTATATGGGGTTACAGGCAGGACAATCTGCCAGCGATATTCCTGTAAACTATGTATTCATTGGTAGCTGTACCAATGCAAGAATCGAAGACTTCCGTTCAGTTGCAGAATATATCAAAGGAAAGAGAAAAGCCGAAAATATTAATGCGCTTATCGTTCCGGGATCACAACAGGTTGTAACGCAGATTTATGATGAGGGATTAGATAAGGTATTTACAGAAGCTGGTTTCCAAATTCGTCAACCTGGTTGTTCAGCATGTCTGGCAATGAATGATGATAAAATCCCTGAAGGTGAATATTGTGTTTCGACATCGAACAGAAACTTTGAAGGAAGACAGGGACAAGGTGCCAGAACTATTTTAGCGAGTCCGCTAACTGCAGCTAAGGTAGCAGTAGAAGGTAGAATTTTAATTTCTAAAAATTAA
- the rplT gene encoding 50S ribosomal protein L20 yields the protein MPRSVNAVASRARRKKIMKQAKGFFGRRKNVWTVAKNAVEKAMQYAYRGRKEKKRNFRSLWITRINAGCREHGVSYSKFMGDLKRNNIELNRKVLADLAMNHPEAFKAVVDQVK from the coding sequence ATGCCTAGATCAGTAAACGCGGTTGCTAGTAGAGCACGCAGAAAAAAAATCATGAAGCAGGCTAAAGGTTTTTTCGGTAGAAGAAAGAACGTTTGGACTGTAGCTAAAAACGCGGTAGAAAAAGCAATGCAATATGCTTACCGTGGTAGAAAAGAAAAGAAAAGAAATTTCCGTTCCCTATGGATTACCAGAATTAACGCTGGATGTAGAGAGCACGGTGTTTCTTACTCCAAATTTATGGGGGATCTTAAGAGAAACAACATCGAGCTTAACAGAAAAGTTCTTGCTGACTTAGCAATGAACCACCCTGAAGCTTTCAAAGCTGTTGTAGATCAAGTAAAATAA